One Streptomyces sp. B21-105 genomic region harbors:
- a CDS encoding SPFH domain-containing protein, whose protein sequence is MEPVIIVLVILVVLVFIALIKTIQVIPQASAAIVERFGRYTRTLNAGLNIVVPFIDTIRNRIDLREQVVPFPPQPVITQDNLVVNIDTVIYYQVTDARAATYEVASYIQAIEQLTVTTLRNIIGGMDLERTLTSREEINAALRGVLDEATGKWGIRVNRVELKAIEPPTSIQDSMEKQMRADRDKRAAILTAEGTRQAAILTAEGEKQSQILRAEGEAKAAALRAEGEAQAVRTVFEAIHAGDPDQKLLSYQYLQMLPKIAEGDANKLWIVPSEIGDALKGLSGAMGNFGPFGGGSGGNNSGNNGGGNERREKPSLD, encoded by the coding sequence ATGGAACCGGTCATCATCGTCCTGGTCATTCTGGTGGTGTTGGTCTTCATCGCCCTGATCAAGACGATCCAAGTCATCCCACAGGCCAGCGCCGCAATCGTGGAGCGCTTCGGCCGCTACACGCGCACGCTCAACGCGGGCCTCAACATCGTCGTCCCGTTCATCGACACCATCCGCAACCGCATCGACCTGCGCGAACAGGTGGTCCCGTTCCCGCCGCAGCCGGTGATCACCCAGGACAACCTGGTCGTGAACATCGACACCGTCATCTATTACCAGGTGACCGACGCCCGGGCAGCGACGTACGAAGTCGCCAGCTATATCCAGGCGATCGAGCAGCTCACCGTCACCACGCTCCGCAACATCATCGGCGGCATGGACCTCGAGCGGACCCTGACCTCCCGCGAGGAGATCAACGCGGCCCTTCGCGGCGTCCTCGACGAGGCGACCGGCAAGTGGGGCATCCGCGTCAACCGCGTGGAACTCAAGGCCATCGAGCCCCCGACCTCCATCCAGGACTCGATGGAGAAGCAGATGCGCGCCGACCGTGACAAGCGCGCCGCGATCCTCACCGCCGAGGGCACCCGCCAGGCGGCCATCCTCACCGCCGAGGGTGAGAAGCAGTCCCAGATCCTGCGCGCCGAAGGCGAGGCCAAGGCCGCCGCCCTGCGCGCCGAGGGCGAAGCACAGGCCGTGCGCACAGTCTTCGAGGCGATCCACGCCGGCGACCCGGACCAGAAGCTGCTCTCGTACCAGTACCTCCAGATGCTCCCGAAGATCGCCGAAGGCGACGCCAACAAGCTGTGGATCGTGCCCAGCGAGATCGGCGACGCCCTGAAGGGACTGTCCGGCGCCATGGGCAACTTCGGCCCGTTCGGGGGCGGTTCGGGCGGCAACAACTCCGGCAACAACGGCGGCGGCAACGAACGCCGCGAGAAGCCGTCCCTGGACTGA
- a CDS encoding NfeD family protein, which translates to MNDIDAWVWWLVGAAALGIPLVVTAMPEFGMLAVGAVAAAIAAGLGFGAVAQVLVFIVVSVALIAVVRPIAMRHDRQRPQLATGVDALKGKQAVVLERVDGSGGRIKLAGEIWSARALDTERAYDVGQEVDVVEIEGATAIVI; encoded by the coding sequence GTGAACGACATCGACGCGTGGGTGTGGTGGCTCGTCGGCGCGGCAGCCCTGGGCATTCCGCTGGTGGTGACCGCGATGCCCGAGTTCGGCATGCTCGCGGTCGGCGCCGTGGCCGCCGCGATCGCCGCGGGCCTCGGTTTCGGCGCCGTGGCACAGGTACTCGTCTTCATCGTCGTCTCCGTCGCCCTGATCGCCGTCGTACGGCCCATCGCGATGCGGCACGACCGACAACGTCCCCAACTCGCCACCGGCGTCGACGCCCTGAAGGGCAAGCAGGCCGTCGTGCTGGAACGCGTCGACGGCTCGGGCGGCCGCATCAAACTCGCCGGAGAGATCTGGTCGGCCCGCGCGCTGGACACCGAGCGCGCCTACGACGTGGGGCAGGAGGTCGACGTCGTGGAGATCGAGGGAGCCACCGCGATCGTCATCTGA
- a CDS encoding ABC transporter ATP-binding protein, which yields MSDVLELQDVSVVREGRALVDQVSWSVKEGERWVILGPNGAGKTTLLNIASTYLFPSSGDVSVLGEPLGRPGTDVFELRPRVGMAGIALADKLPKRQTVLQTVLTAAYGMTAGWQEEYEDVDEQRARAFLDRLGMSDYLDRKFGTLSEGERKRTLIARALMTDPELLLLDEPAAGLDLGGREDLVRRLGRLARDPVAPSMIMVTHHVEEIAPGFTHVLMIRQGKVLAAGPVELELTSRNLSLCFGLPLVVEQVGDRWTAQGLPLS from the coding sequence ATGAGCGATGTTCTGGAGCTTCAGGACGTATCCGTGGTCCGTGAGGGCCGGGCTCTGGTGGACCAGGTGTCCTGGTCGGTCAAGGAGGGCGAGCGCTGGGTCATCCTCGGCCCCAACGGAGCCGGCAAGACGACCCTCCTGAACATCGCCTCCACCTACCTCTTCCCGAGCTCCGGCGACGTTTCCGTCCTCGGTGAACCCCTCGGCAGGCCCGGCACCGACGTATTCGAACTGCGCCCGCGCGTCGGCATGGCGGGCATCGCCCTCGCCGACAAGCTCCCCAAGCGGCAGACCGTCCTGCAGACGGTCCTGACCGCCGCCTACGGCATGACGGCCGGCTGGCAGGAGGAGTACGAGGACGTCGACGAGCAGCGCGCCCGCGCCTTCCTCGACCGCCTCGGCATGAGCGACTACCTCGACCGGAAGTTCGGCACCCTCTCCGAAGGCGAGCGCAAGCGCACCCTCATCGCCCGCGCCCTGATGACCGACCCCGAACTGCTGCTCCTCGACGAGCCGGCCGCCGGCCTCGACCTCGGCGGGCGCGAGGACCTCGTCCGCCGCCTCGGCCGCCTCGCCCGCGACCCCGTCGCCCCCTCGATGATCATGGTCACGCACCACGTCGAGGAGATCGCCCCCGGCTTCACCCACGTCCTCATGATCCGCCAGGGCAAGGTCCTCGCCGCGGGCCCGGTCGAGCTCGAGCTCACCTCCCGCAACCTCTCCCTCTGCTTCGGCCTCCCGCTCGTCGTGGAACAGGTCGGCGACCGCTGGACCGCGCAGGGCCTTCCGCTGTCCTGA
- a CDS encoding chaplin, giving the protein MNIAKKAAVALTVAGIAAGASAGAAVADAGAEGAAVKSPGVISGNLVQVPVHVPINLCGNTINVIGALNPAFGNTCFND; this is encoded by the coding sequence ATGAACATCGCCAAGAAGGCCGCCGTGGCCCTCACCGTCGCCGGTATCGCCGCGGGAGCCTCGGCCGGTGCCGCCGTCGCCGACGCGGGTGCCGAGGGCGCGGCCGTGAAGTCGCCGGGCGTCATCTCGGGCAACCTCGTCCAGGTGCCGGTGCACGTCCCGATCAACCTCTGCGGCAACACGATCAACGTGATCGGCGCCCTGAACCCGGCGTTCGGCAACACCTGCTTCAACGACTGA
- a CDS encoding chaplin: MKNLKKAAAVTMVAGGLMAAGAGMASAADGATALGAATGSPGVVSGNLVQAPVQVPVNVVGDSVNVVGVLNPAFGNLGLNH; this comes from the coding sequence GTGAAGAACCTGAAGAAGGCAGCGGCCGTGACGATGGTGGCCGGCGGGCTGATGGCCGCCGGCGCCGGCATGGCCTCCGCCGCTGACGGCGCCACCGCCCTCGGCGCGGCCACGGGCTCGCCGGGCGTCGTCTCGGGCAACCTCGTCCAGGCCCCGGTGCAGGTCCCGGTCAACGTCGTCGGCGACAGCGTCAACGTCGTCGGCGTACTCAACCCGGCCTTCGGCAACCTGGGCCTCAACCACTGA
- a CDS encoding response regulator transcription factor, which translates to MADAIKVLLVDDHQVVRRGLRTFLEVQDDIEVVGEAADGADGVALAEELRPDVVLMDVKMPGMDGVEALRKLRDLDNPARVLIVTSFTERRTVVPALRAGAAGYVYKDVDPEALAGAIRSVHAGHILLQPEVADALLSQEESGSGQGRGGSLTEREREVLGLIADGRSNREIARALVLSEKTVKTHVSNILMKLDLADRTQAALWAVRHGAAG; encoded by the coding sequence GTGGCTGACGCAATCAAGGTGCTCCTCGTCGACGACCACCAGGTCGTCCGCCGGGGCCTGCGCACCTTCCTGGAGGTGCAGGACGACATAGAGGTCGTCGGTGAGGCCGCCGACGGCGCGGACGGAGTAGCCCTCGCCGAGGAGCTGCGACCCGACGTCGTCCTGATGGACGTCAAGATGCCCGGGATGGACGGCGTCGAGGCCCTGCGCAAGCTCCGCGATCTGGACAACCCCGCGCGTGTGCTGATCGTCACCAGCTTCACCGAACGGCGCACGGTGGTCCCGGCCCTGCGCGCGGGCGCCGCCGGCTACGTCTACAAGGACGTGGACCCCGAGGCCCTGGCCGGCGCCATCCGCTCGGTGCACGCCGGCCACATCCTGCTCCAGCCGGAGGTGGCCGACGCTCTCCTCTCCCAGGAGGAGAGCGGCTCGGGCCAGGGGAGGGGTGGATCGCTCACCGAACGCGAACGCGAGGTGCTCGGCCTGATCGCGGACGGCCGCTCCAACCGGGAGATCGCCCGCGCACTGGTCCTCTCCGAGAAGACCGTCAAGACGCACGTCTCCAACATCTTGATGAAGCTCGACCTCGCGGACCGCACCCAGGCGGCGCTGTGGGCCGTACGCCACGGAGCGGCCGGCTGA
- a CDS encoding GAF domain-containing sensor histidine kinase produces MSQGPRSGLAAVSTALLAMSRHGEVRDVLRTIVASARELLDAQYAALGVPDDHGGFAQFVVDGVSDEQWKAIGPLPRQHGILAAMLREARPERLADVRKDPRFEGWPSAHPDMSDFLGLPIRDGDEVIGALFLANKNCPKPDGGCGFTKDDEELLSILAQHAAIALTNARLYERSRELTIAEERSRLAHELHDAVSQKLFSLRLTAQAAAALVDRDPARAKGELHQVAALAAEAADELRAAVVELRPAALDEDGLLATLRTQIQVLDRAHSARVTFAGHGVRALPAAQEEALLRVAQEALHNALRHSGAKHVDVTLSKRGPDTVLRVTDDGGGFDPKTVRRAGRHLGLVSMRDRASGVGGTLTVVSAPGEGTTIEMEAPGG; encoded by the coding sequence ATGAGTCAAGGCCCCAGGTCCGGTCTCGCGGCCGTGAGCACCGCGCTGCTGGCCATGAGCAGGCACGGCGAGGTACGCGACGTCCTCAGGACTATCGTGGCCTCCGCCCGCGAGCTCCTCGACGCCCAGTACGCGGCCCTCGGCGTCCCCGACGACCACGGGGGCTTCGCCCAGTTCGTCGTCGACGGCGTCAGCGACGAGCAGTGGAAGGCCATCGGCCCGCTGCCCCGCCAGCACGGCATCCTGGCTGCCATGCTGCGCGAGGCCCGCCCCGAGCGCCTCGCCGACGTCCGCAAGGACCCGCGCTTCGAGGGCTGGCCCTCCGCCCACCCCGACATGTCCGACTTCCTGGGCCTGCCCATCCGCGACGGCGACGAGGTCATCGGCGCCCTGTTCCTGGCCAACAAGAACTGCCCGAAGCCCGACGGCGGCTGCGGCTTCACAAAGGACGACGAGGAGCTGCTCTCGATCCTCGCCCAGCACGCCGCGATCGCCCTGACCAACGCCCGCCTGTACGAACGCAGCCGCGAACTGACCATCGCCGAGGAGCGCTCCCGGCTGGCCCACGAGCTGCACGACGCGGTCAGCCAGAAGCTGTTCTCCCTGCGGCTGACGGCCCAGGCCGCCGCGGCCCTCGTCGACCGCGACCCCGCGCGCGCGAAGGGCGAGCTCCACCAGGTCGCCGCACTCGCCGCCGAGGCCGCCGACGAGCTGCGCGCCGCCGTGGTGGAACTGCGCCCCGCCGCCCTCGACGAGGACGGTCTGCTCGCCACCCTGCGCACCCAGATCCAGGTCCTCGACCGCGCCCACTCCGCGCGCGTGACGTTCGCCGGCCACGGTGTCCGCGCCCTGCCCGCGGCCCAGGAGGAGGCGCTGCTGAGGGTCGCCCAGGAGGCCCTGCACAACGCCCTTCGCCACTCCGGTGCGAAGCACGTCGACGTGACCCTCAGCAAGCGCGGCCCGGACACGGTCCTGCGCGTCACCGACGACGGCGGCGGCTTCGACCCGAAGACGGTCCGCCGGGCGGGCCGCCATCTCGGACTGGTGTCCATGCGCGACCGCGCGAGCGGGGTCGGCGGCACGCTCACGGTGGTATCGGCGCCCGGCGAGGGCACCACGATCGAGATGGAGGCTCCCGGTGGCTGA
- a CDS encoding SDR family NAD(P)-dependent oxidoreductase has product MPVAIITGASKGLGRALAEALAARGWDLVLDARTAEVLEKTAAAVASYGTRVEALTGDVTDPGHRAELVAAAGRLGGCDLLVNNASALGAEPLVRLEALPLDGLRRALEVNVVAALGLVQEALPLLRAAPVGAVITVSSDAAAEAYGTWGGYGASKAALDQVAAVLGVEEPGIAVWAVDPGDMATDLYEAAVPDDRDPRPDPAGVAPAFVRLLDERPPSGRYGASALLGGRR; this is encoded by the coding sequence ATGCCGGTAGCGATCATCACGGGGGCGTCCAAGGGGCTGGGGCGGGCGCTGGCGGAGGCGCTGGCCGCGCGGGGCTGGGATCTGGTGCTGGACGCCCGGACGGCGGAGGTGCTGGAGAAGACGGCGGCGGCCGTGGCGTCGTACGGGACGCGGGTCGAGGCGCTCACGGGGGACGTCACGGATCCGGGGCACCGGGCGGAGCTGGTGGCGGCCGCCGGGCGGCTCGGCGGCTGCGACCTGCTGGTGAACAACGCGAGCGCGCTGGGGGCCGAGCCGCTGGTGCGGCTGGAGGCGCTGCCTCTGGACGGGCTGCGGCGGGCGCTGGAGGTGAACGTGGTGGCGGCGCTGGGACTGGTGCAGGAGGCCCTGCCGCTGCTGCGCGCCGCGCCGGTCGGCGCGGTGATCACCGTCAGCTCGGACGCGGCGGCCGAGGCGTACGGGACGTGGGGCGGGTACGGGGCGTCCAAGGCGGCTCTGGACCAGGTCGCGGCGGTGCTGGGGGTGGAGGAGCCGGGGATCGCGGTGTGGGCGGTGGATCCCGGGGACATGGCGACGGACCTGTACGAGGCCGCCGTGCCGGACGACCGTGATCCGCGGCCGGATCCGGCCGGGGTGGCGCCGGCCTTCGTGCGGCTGCTGGACGAGCGGCCCCCGAGCGGGCGGTACGGTGCGTCGGCACTCCTGGGGGGACGGCGATGA
- a CDS encoding S-adenosylmethionine:tRNA ribosyltransferase-isomerase, which translates to MRPAAGVAPYEHVRGWGRVPEELSARVPAEQRGPGRGRDDVRLLVSRGTEVAHHAFRELPGVLRAGDLLVVNTSRTLAAAVDGRIGHARVVVHLSTRGDDGRWAVELRDPDGSGTTRARAGGPAGAEVRVPGGVRLTLEEPLGPGGGRLWWARVSPGGSSVPGLLREHGRPIRYAYTERDQPLSAYQTVFALPSPDGAGSAEMPSAARPFTAGLVAELVSRGVQFAPVVLHTGVSSAEAHEPPYPERFAVPQASARLVNAVRTGGGRVIAVGTTAVRAVESAAGADGVVRARAGWTDLVVTPERGVRAVDGLLTGLHEPQASHLLMLEAVAGSAALDRGYDAALRGLYLWHEFGDVHLVLPAEGGAPERAALSPERRTAGER; encoded by the coding sequence ATGAGGCCGGCGGCGGGCGTCGCCCCGTACGAGCACGTCCGGGGGTGGGGGCGGGTGCCCGAGGAGCTGTCGGCGCGGGTGCCGGCCGAGCAGCGTGGGCCGGGGCGCGGCCGGGACGACGTACGGCTGCTGGTGTCGCGCGGGACGGAGGTGGCGCATCACGCGTTCCGGGAGCTGCCGGGTGTGCTGCGGGCCGGGGACCTGCTCGTGGTGAACACCTCAAGGACGCTGGCGGCGGCGGTGGACGGGCGGATCGGTCACGCGCGCGTGGTGGTGCATCTCTCCACGCGCGGGGACGACGGACGGTGGGCGGTCGAGCTGCGGGATCCGGACGGGTCCGGCACGACACGCGCGCGTGCGGGAGGACCGGCGGGGGCGGAGGTCCGGGTGCCGGGGGGTGTGCGGCTGACGTTGGAGGAGCCGCTCGGCCCGGGCGGCGGGCGGTTGTGGTGGGCGCGGGTGTCGCCGGGCGGGTCGTCGGTGCCAGGGCTGCTGCGGGAGCACGGGCGGCCCATCCGTTACGCCTATACGGAGCGGGACCAGCCGCTGTCCGCCTACCAGACGGTGTTCGCGCTGCCCTCGCCGGACGGGGCGGGCAGCGCGGAGATGCCGAGCGCGGCGCGGCCCTTCACGGCGGGGCTGGTGGCGGAGCTGGTGAGCCGGGGCGTGCAGTTCGCGCCGGTCGTCCTGCACACGGGGGTGTCGTCGGCGGAGGCGCACGAGCCGCCGTATCCGGAGCGGTTCGCGGTGCCGCAGGCGTCGGCGCGGCTCGTCAACGCGGTGCGGACCGGGGGCGGGCGGGTGATCGCGGTGGGGACGACCGCCGTGCGTGCGGTGGAGTCGGCGGCCGGGGCGGACGGGGTCGTCCGCGCGCGTGCGGGGTGGACGGATCTGGTCGTCACTCCCGAGCGCGGGGTGCGGGCGGTGGACGGGCTGCTGACCGGGCTGCACGAGCCGCAGGCCTCGCATCTGCTGATGCTGGAGGCGGTGGCGGGCTCTGCGGCGCTCGACCGCGGCTACGACGCGGCGCTGCGCGGGCTCTACCTGTGGCACGAGTTCGGGGACGTGCACCTCGTGCTGCCCGCGGAGGGCGGCGCCCCGGAGAGGGCGGCCCTGAGCCCTGAGCGGCGCACTGCCGGAGAGCGCTGA
- a CDS encoding transglycosylase SLT domain-containing protein yields MLKNTHKIAIAGAATLGAAALAFSVVPADAQTTTTDAVSSARVAYSTRPVQDVKADVTDQLAAKSAKADAIAAAKKKAAAAEAAKKKAAAKAAAAKKKAAAAAAAKRKAAAAHKAKEAASRSAKRAAIKKASVKRYANNLDGWIKHSLDIMKAKGIPGSYEGLHRNIIRESSGNPNAINNWDINAINGIPSKGLLQVIPPTFKAYHVAGTSWNIYDPVANITAAANYAADKYGSMDNVDSAY; encoded by the coding sequence ATGCTCAAGAACACTCACAAGATCGCGATCGCCGGTGCTGCCACGCTCGGTGCAGCCGCCCTCGCCTTCTCCGTGGTGCCGGCCGACGCGCAGACGACCACTACGGACGCCGTCTCCTCGGCCCGGGTCGCCTACAGCACCAGGCCCGTGCAGGACGTCAAGGCCGACGTGACCGACCAGCTGGCCGCCAAGAGCGCGAAGGCCGACGCCATCGCCGCGGCCAAGAAGAAGGCCGCCGCGGCCGAGGCAGCCAAGAAGAAGGCGGCGGCGAAGGCCGCGGCCGCCAAGAAGAAGGCTGCCGCCGCCGCGGCCGCCAAGCGCAAGGCCGCCGCCGCGCACAAGGCCAAGGAGGCCGCGAGCCGGTCCGCGAAGCGTGCCGCGATCAAGAAGGCGTCCGTCAAGCGGTACGCCAACAACCTCGACGGCTGGATCAAGCACTCCCTGGACATCATGAAGGCCAAGGGCATACCGGGCTCCTACGAGGGCCTGCACCGCAACATCATCCGGGAGTCCTCCGGTAACCCGAACGCCATCAACAACTGGGACATCAACGCCATCAACGGCATCCCGTCCAAGGGGCTGCTCCAGGTGATCCCGCCGACCTTCAAGGCGTACCACGTCGCCGGCACGTCGTGGAACATCTACGACCCGGTCGCCAACATCACCGCCGCCGCGAACTACGCGGCCGACAAGTACGGCTCGATGGACAACGTCGACAGCGCGTACTGA
- a CDS encoding ABC transporter ATP-binding protein/permease, which translates to MPELVLELNGHTWTLDPSRSYTLGRDPQGDIVLEDARVSWRHATVSFNGRSWVVEDHGSTNGTFAQGQRIHQLEVGPGSALHLGNATDGPRLNLSGAQAPAAQPQQPYAAQAANPGWAQQAAPQPQAGQADWPPPQQHQAAHVPQQQGAGDPYAQSVPGGGAGAPPVYGDRSPTTFHQFSLGRVMRIGRALENELVVSDLQVSRHHAEFHSTPDGRMEIRDLGSHNGTYVNGQPIPKGGSVQLGPADVVGVGHSTFRIVGDRLEEFVDTGEVSFSARHLTVTVDGGKQILKDVSFGVPEKSLIAVIGPSGSGKSTLLKALTGYRPANQGDVLYDNRNLYKQFAELRQRIGLVPQDDILHKELTVKKALKYAAKLRFPADTTPAERESRIDEVLRELKLDIHKEKKVTSLSGGQRKRVSVALELLTKPSLIFLDEPTSGLDPGMDRDVMQLLRGLADDGRTVLVVTHSVAELAICDKLLVMAPGGAVAYFGPPEEALNFFGYDTWADVFSAFENYRDYDWAGRWKGSQHYQMYAADIDAIAPQSVQMPPMQAMKPPKPQGWMSQFVTLVRRYASVIASDKGFLALTVILPAVLGAVSLLIDSGNSLLPNPANPKTGRIIPNGTATTVLLILAVGACFAGAANSVRELIKERVIYERERATGLSRSAYLMSKVFVLGVVTLLQGLMVGVIGFASREIPKEGLVLGTATMFELSIPIMALGFTSMMFGLVISSLVKTAEKTMPLLVMFAIIQVVFTGCLFALNGAVGVNEFSYLMPSRWAVAAAGATLDFNKISPPKDGGGADPLWEHTVGAWSLDMIALVVLGVICGFFVARFLRRHEPEVMRK; encoded by the coding sequence GTGCCGGAACTCGTACTGGAATTGAACGGACACACCTGGACGCTCGATCCGTCCAGGTCTTACACCCTCGGACGTGATCCGCAGGGGGACATCGTCCTGGAGGACGCCAGGGTCTCCTGGCGTCACGCCACGGTCAGCTTCAACGGCCGCAGTTGGGTCGTCGAGGACCACGGCAGCACCAACGGCACGTTCGCGCAGGGGCAGCGGATCCACCAACTGGAGGTCGGTCCCGGCTCGGCGCTGCATCTTGGCAACGCGACCGACGGGCCGCGGCTGAACCTCTCGGGAGCGCAGGCGCCCGCCGCGCAGCCCCAGCAGCCGTACGCGGCGCAGGCCGCGAACCCGGGCTGGGCCCAGCAGGCCGCGCCGCAGCCGCAGGCCGGGCAGGCCGACTGGCCGCCGCCGCAGCAGCATCAGGCGGCGCACGTCCCGCAGCAGCAGGGCGCGGGTGACCCGTACGCGCAGAGCGTGCCCGGTGGAGGCGCGGGGGCGCCGCCGGTCTACGGCGACCGCAGCCCGACCACCTTCCACCAGTTCTCCCTCGGCCGGGTGATGCGCATCGGCCGTGCGCTGGAGAACGAACTGGTCGTCTCCGACCTGCAGGTCTCGCGTCACCACGCCGAGTTCCACTCGACGCCCGACGGCCGGATGGAGATCCGCGACCTCGGCTCGCACAACGGCACCTACGTCAACGGCCAGCCGATCCCGAAGGGCGGCTCGGTACAGCTCGGCCCGGCGGATGTCGTCGGCGTCGGCCACTCGACGTTCCGGATCGTCGGCGACCGGCTCGAGGAGTTCGTCGACACCGGTGAGGTCTCTTTCTCCGCCCGCCACCTGACCGTCACGGTCGACGGCGGCAAGCAGATTCTCAAGGACGTCTCCTTCGGCGTCCCGGAGAAGTCGCTGATCGCGGTCATCGGACCGTCCGGATCCGGCAAGTCGACGCTGCTCAAGGCGCTGACCGGCTACCGGCCCGCCAACCAGGGCGACGTCCTCTACGACAACCGCAACCTCTACAAGCAGTTCGCCGAGCTGCGCCAGCGCATCGGTCTGGTCCCGCAGGACGACATCCTGCACAAGGAGCTGACCGTCAAGAAGGCCCTCAAGTACGCGGCCAAGCTCCGCTTCCCGGCCGACACCACGCCCGCCGAACGCGAGTCCCGCATCGACGAGGTGCTGCGCGAGCTGAAGCTGGACATCCACAAGGAGAAGAAGGTCACCTCCCTCTCCGGCGGCCAGCGCAAGCGCGTCTCGGTGGCCCTGGAGCTGCTCACCAAGCCGTCGCTGATCTTCCTGGACGAGCCGACCTCCGGCCTCGACCCGGGCATGGACCGCGACGTCATGCAACTGCTGCGCGGCCTCGCCGACGACGGCCGTACGGTCCTCGTCGTCACGCACTCGGTGGCCGAACTCGCGATCTGCGACAAGCTGCTCGTGATGGCCCCGGGCGGTGCGGTCGCCTACTTCGGCCCGCCGGAGGAGGCGCTGAACTTCTTCGGCTACGACACATGGGCCGACGTCTTCTCCGCCTTCGAGAACTACCGCGACTACGACTGGGCGGGCCGCTGGAAGGGCTCGCAGCACTACCAGATGTACGCCGCGGACATCGACGCCATCGCGCCGCAGTCCGTACAGATGCCGCCGATGCAGGCGATGAAGCCGCCGAAGCCGCAGGGCTGGATGTCCCAGTTCGTCACCCTGGTGCGCCGCTACGCCTCGGTGATCGCCTCCGACAAGGGCTTCCTGGCCCTGACGGTGATCCTGCCGGCGGTTCTCGGCGCGGTGAGCCTGCTCATCGACTCCGGCAACAGCCTGCTGCCCAACCCGGCCAACCCGAAGACGGGCCGGATCATCCCCAACGGCACGGCCACCACCGTTCTGCTGATCCTCGCGGTCGGTGCCTGCTTCGCGGGCGCGGCCAACTCGGTCCGCGAACTCATCAAGGAACGGGTCATCTACGAGCGGGAACGTGCCACCGGCCTGTCCCGCTCCGCGTACCTGATGTCCAAGGTGTTCGTGCTCGGCGTGGTCACCCTGCTCCAGGGCCTGATGGTCGGCGTCATCGGCTTCGCGAGCCGGGAGATCCCGAAGGAGGGCCTGGTCCTCGGCACCGCCACCATGTTCGAGCTCTCCATCCCGATCATGGCGCTGGGCTTCACGTCGATGATGTTCGGGCTGGTCATCTCGTCGCTGGTGAAGACGGCCGAGAAGACCATGCCGCTGCTGGTGATGTTCGCGATCATCCAGGTCGTCTTCACCGGCTGCCTGTTCGCCCTGAACGGCGCGGTCGGCGTCAACGAGTTCTCGTACCTGATGCCGTCGCGCTGGGCCGTCGCCGCCGCGGGCGCCACGCTGGACTTCAACAAGATCAGCCCGCCCAAGGACGGCGGCGGGGCGGACCCGCTGTGGGAGCACACCGTGGGCGCCTGGAGCCTGGACATGATCGCGCTCGTCGTCCTCGGCGTGATCTGCGGCTTCTTCGTGGCCCGCTTCCTGCGCCGCCACGAGCCCGAGGTCATGCGCAAGTAG